The Prosthecodimorpha staleyi region CGACGTGCAGCCGCCGATCGACCACCGCCTGAAGGGCCGGTCGAGCTGGCTCGCCGTGGCGCAGGAGAAGTCCGGCACGGGAGGGGCGGCATGAACCCGCGCCTGCATCCGGAGGATTTCGGCGAGAATCCGTGGGATCCGCTGCCCGCGCTGCCGGGCCACACCTCGCGCGGCCGTCTGGAGCGGGTGCTCCGGCGCGGCGAGTTCGCCGTCACCGCCGAGCTCAATCCGCCCGATTCGGCGCTCGCCGAGGATGTCTACAAGCGCGCGGCCGTGTTCGAGGGCTGGGTCGACGCGATCAACGCCACCGACGGCTCGGGCGCCAACTGCCACATGTCGTCGATCGCCATCTGTGCGCTGCTGACCCGGATCGGCTTCTCGCCGGTCTTACAGATCTCCTGCCGCGATACCAACCGGATCGGCATCCAGGGCAACGTGCTCGGCGCCTCCGCGCTCGGCGTCAACAACGTGCTGTGCCTGACCGGCGACGGCGTCCAGTCGGGCGACCACCCGGAGGCCAAGCCGGTCTTCGACCTGGATTCGACCTCGCTGCTCGCCACCATCCGGCGCATGCGCGACGAGGCGAAGTTCCTGTCGGGCCGCAAGATCACCACGCCGCCGCCGGTCTTCATGGGCGCGGCCGAGAACCCCTTCGCGCCGCCCTACGATTTCCGTCCGCTGCGGCTGGCCAAGAAGGTGCGGGCCGGCGCCCAGTTCATCCAGACGCAATATTGCTTCGACGTGCCGCTGCTGGAACGCTTCATGGCGCGGGTGCGCGACATGGAACTGGAGAAGCACTGCTTCATCCTGGTCGGCGTCGGCCCGCTCGCCTCGGCCAAGACGGCGCGCTGGATGCGCTCCAACGTCGCCGGCGTGCATATCCCGGACGCGATCATCGAGCGCCTTGAGAAGGCCAAGGACCAGAAGGCCGAGGGCAAGCGCATCTGCGTCGAGATCATCCAGCAGGTGCGCGAGATCGCCGGCGTCGCCGGGGTCCATGTCATGGCCTACCGGCAGGAGGAATATGTCGCCGAGATGGTCCACGAATCCGGCGTCCTCAAGGGCCGCCAGCCCTGGCGCCGCGACCTGACCCGCCCCGGCTTCGACCTCGACCAGCGCCTGACCGAAAACCTGGCGCGGGCCGGGGAGGGATAGCCGGCCGGCGGCGATCCGTGTCCAGGAAGGGAAAATTTACCGTTCCGGCCGAGGATTGCGACAGGACGAGGCCGGGGGGCACCCGTCCGGTGCCTCCTCAGTCGGTGAGTCTCATGGCCGGTGCGTTCAACGGTCCGTCGCATCCTTCTGCGTCGGAAAAGGCTGCCCCCGAATGGCCCGTCGGGCGCGTCTGGTTTTGCTTCCTCGACGAGGATGTCGATGACGCCAACCTGCCCTTCGACGCCCCGCCGCCGCGGCTGCGGCGCATGACCGAGGGGCCGCTGCCGCGCCGGGTCTGATACCGACGGTCATGGAATGAACGTCGGTATTCGATACGCGAATTTCTCATGCCTCTGACGCATATGAGAAATTCACGTTGCTTCAACGGCCCGATGCGTCAGCATCGTGGGCCGTTGGCATGACCCCGCGCCGCTCCGTTCAATCCGCCCGATCCTGAAGGAATGCGTCCAGTTCAGCCCGCGTCGGAGCACCGGCACGGCCGCCGAAGCGTCGGCATTTGAGGGCGGCCGCCACGGCGGCGAAGCCGAGCGCCTCCGCCTCCGCCCGTTCCTCTGCCAATGCGAGCGCGAAGGCGCCGTGGAACACGTCGCCGGCGCCGAGCGTATCGACGGCAGCGATCGCCGGTGCGGCGAGATGCCGGATGGTGCCCGCACGGTCCAGCCAGACGACCCCGCGCGCGCCGAGCGTCACCGCCAGGAAGGCGTCCGTGGTCCGCGCCGCTGCCCTCAGACCGTCCGCCGGGTCGCGCTGGCCGGTCGTCGCTGCGAGGCAGGCCGCCGACAGGATCGCATGGCTGGGCCAGGCCAGCGCGGCCGGCGGCAGCCCGTCGGCGCGGTCGCCATCGAGCACGGCGGGGCGGCCGCGGCGCCGCGCGGCGGCGAGAAGCGGCTCGACGAAATCGAGGAAGCGGTCGTCCGCCAGGACCGCGTCGGACCCGGCGGCGAGACCGTCCGGATCGAGGATCGGCGGCGGCGGCCCGCCCGGCGTCCGCCAGGACAGCACGGTGCGCTCGCCGTCGGGCTCGACGATGGCCGTGGTCACCGGCGAATGGCCGCCGGCGATCACCACGGCCGCGAGATCGATCCCCTCGGCGGCGAGATCGCGCGCGATCATGGCGCCGACCATGTCGTCGCCGAGCGGGCAGACCAGCCGTACGGCGGCCCCCAGGCGCTGCGCGGCGACCGCCGCATTGGCCGCGCTGCCGCCGCCGACCGAGGCGAAATCCGCCGCGATCGTCTTGCTGCCGCGCGCCGGGAAGGCGTCGACGCGATAGATCAGGTCATGTCCGGCGGCCCCCGCCACGGCGAGGCGAGGGCGTCGATCGGCAGCGGGCGGCGCGGTCATGGTCCCAGTCTGGCGGTTCGATCGAGACGGATGGTTCTCGTCCGTCTCGTGAATCTGCACCACGAACTTGTTGATTGCGTGGTCCATTCGATCCGACATTTGCGGGACGCAAGTGTCGGGATTTGACCACCAGGGGCCTTCGGGTGGCATGGCCGCGCCCGCCACGCCGGCCGCGCCCGCCGGCTCCCGGCAGGCGTCTCGCGGCCGGGCAGGAGGTGGCGTCCCGATCGGCGGCGTGCCGCCCGCATCGGCGCCCGGACCGGCGGGCTGCTCTCCGTCGGTGACGCCGGGCGGCCCGTCACGGCTGCGGCGCGGTCGTGCGCGACTGTTTCAACATCTGGCGATATTCGTCGCGCTTGTCGTGGATCGATGCGATCACCGGTCCCATCGGAACGCCGAGGCCGACCAGGGCGGCCTCGGACAGTTGCAGGCTGGCTTCGATGGTCTCCGGCACCGCGTTTGTGACGCCCATCGCGTAGAGCTTGGTGGCATGGGTGGCGTCGCGGGCGCGGGCGACGATCACGGCGTCCGGGCGCAGGGTCCGGATGACCGTGACGATGTCGTCGACGAGTGTCGGCGAATTCACGGTCACCACGACGGCGCGGGCGCTGTCGAGGCCGCAGGCGCGCAGGAAATCGGGCTTGGTGATGTCGCCGAAATAGACCGGCTTGCCCTTGCGGCGCGCCAGCGTGACGGTGGTCGGATCGCGGTCGATGGCGATATAGGGCTGCCGGTGCCGCTCCAGCATGGTGCCGACCAGCGCGCCGACGCGGCCGTGGCCGACCACGATGGTGCGCCCGCCGGCCTCCTCGGGCGGGGCGACCAGGGTTTCCGGATCGGCCGGCAGGGCCTGCTCCAGGCGGCGGCCGAGACGGCGGCCGAGCGATGCCATGGCGGGCAGGGCCGCCATCGTGATCGCCACCACGGTCGGGGCGATCGAGCCGGCGACGCGGTCGACGATGCCGGTGGTCACGGCGAGACCGATGACGATGAAGGCGAACTCGCCGCCGGCGCCGATCAGCGCCCCGGTCTCGATCGCGGCCGGCCATGCGACGCCGAAGCCGCGCGCCAGGAGCGTGCAGATCAGCATTTTGGCGGCGACCAGCGCGACGGCGAGGCCGACAATGAGGATCGGATCGGCGATCAGGCGGCCGAAGTCGATCGACATGCCGACCGAGAAGAAGAAGACGCCGAGGAGCAGTCCCTTGAACGGCTCGATGGTATGCTCGACGGCCCGGCGATACTCGGTCTCGGCGATCAGCAGCCCGGCCACGAAGGCGCCGAGCGCCATGGAGAGACCCGCCGCCGCGCTGGCCACGCCGGTGCCGACCACGACCAGCAGCGTCGTGGCGATGAACAGCTCGTTGTCGCGCGTCTCGGCCACGAAGCGGAACAGCGGCGACAGGACCAGCTTGCCCAGGCCGACGATCAGCGCGATGGCGACCGCCGCCTGCAGGAGCGCCCAGCCGAGCCCGGCAACCAGCGAGCCGTCCTGCCCGGCGCCGAGCGTCTCGACCAGGAACAGGATCGGCACCACGGCGAGATCCTGCAAGAGCAGGATCGCGAAGGTGACGCGGCCGGTGGTCGAGGTCAGGCGCTTGCGCGTCGCCAGGAGTTCGACCACGATCGCCGTCGAGGACAGCGCCAGCGAGGCGCCGATCAGGATGGCAGCGTCCGGCTTCAGCCCGAACAAGCCCGCCAGGCCGGCCAGCACCGCGCCGCTGATCAGGACCTGCAGCAGGCCGAGCCCGAAGACGTAGCGCCGCATGGTGGCCAGGCGCCCGAACGACAGTTCCAGGCCGATGAAGAACAACAGGAAGACGATGCCGAGTTCGGCAATGCCGGCGATCTCGTCGGTCTTCTGGATCGTCACCCATTCGAGATAGGGGACGCGGGCGTGAAACTGCCCGAGGCCGTTCGGGCCGAGGACCGCGCCGGCCGCAAGATAGCCGAGAATGGGGCTGACCTTCAGGCGGTGGACGATCGGCACGACCACGCCCGCCGTGCCGAGCACCAGCAGGGCGTCCTTGAAATGCGTGAGATCCACCTGTCCCGCCATCCGATTCTCCAAGCCGCCCGGTGTCGAGTTTCGCAGGTCGGCCGGCCGGATTGAAAGGGCGCAGGTCCGGTTGCAATCGATTTGAAAGCCGCCGTCGGCGCGATCGGCCCGGTCATGCACGGATAGCATCGACGCGGGGTCTTCCGGATGGCGCCATCGGGCCGGGGCGGCGATGGTGAGTGGCTTGTCAGCCGGGTGTCATGAATGCCGATCGAAGACGTCGCCACCGCTCCCCCCTGGCATCGGCTGCCCCCCGCCGAAGCCGCCCTGCGCCTCGATGCCGACGCGGATCGCGGGCTTGATGAGGTGGAGGCCGAAGCCCGGCTCGCCCGCTTCGGCGCCAACCGGCTGAAGCCGGCCGCAGGCCGGACGCTGGCGGCCCGCATCGCCGGCCAGTTCCGCGACGTGCTGGTGCTGGTTCTGGTCGCCGCGGCGGCGGTGTCCTTCGCCATCGGGGAGGCGCTCGACGCCGGCGTGATCATGGCCGTGGTGGTCGCCAATGCGGCGATCGGGCTGGTCCAGGAGGGACGGGCGGAGCGGGCGCTGGCGGCGATCGGGCACATGCTGTCGGCCGAGGCGCGGGTGGTGCGCGACGGGCGCGAGCGGATCGTGGCGGCCGAGACGCTGGTGCCGGGCGACCTCGTCGCCGTGGAGGCCGGCGACCGCATCCCGGCCGACCTGCGCCTCGTCGAGACGGTTCGCTTCTCCACCGAGGAGGCGGCGCTGACCGGCGAATCCGCCCCCGTCGCCAAGGACATCGCCCCGGCCGCGGAGGGAGCGATCGTGTCGGACCGGCATTCGATGGCCCATGCCGGCACCTTCGCTGTGACCGGCCGGGCACGCGGGCTGGTCGTCGCCACCGGTTCGGCGACGGAGATCGGCCGCATCAGCCGGATGATCGAGACGGTCGAAGCGCTCGACACGCCGCTGTTCCGCAAGCTCCTGGTCTTCGGCCGCTGGCTGACCGCGATCGTGCTGGCGGCGACCGCGCTGCTGTTCCTGGTCGGCTGGCTCGGCGGCACCATGCCGCCGGCCGAGATGTTCATGGCCGCGGTCGGGCTCGCCGTGGCGGCGATCCCGGAGGGCCTGCCGGCGATCGTCACGGTCGGGCTTGCGATCGGGGTCGAGCGCATGGCGGCGCGCGGGGCGATCATCCGGCGCATGCCGGCGATCGAAGCGCTCGGCGCCGTGACGGTGATCGCCACGGACAAGACCGGCACGCTGACCGTCAACGAGATGACCACCGAGCGGATCGTCACCGCTTCCGACCGGATCGCCATCGGCGGCATCGGCTATGCGCCGGTCGGTGAACTGACGGCCGAACGCGGCGACAGCGACAGCCAGGAGGTGGCCGCACTGATCCGTGCGGCGGCCTTGTGCAACGACGCGAGCCTGGACGAGAGCGACGGCCGCTATGCGGCGCTCGGCGATCCGGTCGATGCCGCGCTCATCACGCTGGCGCTGAAGAGCGGGCTCGATCCGGAGGCGCTGCGCCGCGACCATCGGCGCGAGGATCAGGTGCCCTTCGATCCGGCGGCACGGATCATGATCGTGGCGCTGCGCGAGCCGTCGGGCATGCGCCGGGTGACCGTCAAGGGCGCACCCGAGCGGCTGCTGGCATTGGCCGACCGCGAGCGGGTCGGCGGCGCCGACCGCCCGATCCGCCGCGAGGCTTGGTTCGATGCGCTCGACGACATGGCCGCCAAGGGGCTGCGCATTCTCGCCCTCGCCGAGCGGATCGACGGCGGACCTGAGCCCGGCGAGACGGACCTGGGTCTCGAACGCGGCGGCTTCGTGTTTCTGGGTCTCGCGGGCATGCGCGATCCGGAACGGGCGGAGAGCGCGGCGGCCGTGGCGGCGGCGCGGCGTGCCGGCATCCGGGTGGTGATGATCACCGGCGACCATGCCGCGACCGCCCGCGCGGTGGCGCTGCGGGTCGGGCTGCCGGCCGACGCGAAGGTGATCGAGGGCACCACGCTCGACGGGCTCGGGCGGGAGGATTTCGCCCGGGCGGCGGCGGGCGCCGATGTGGTCGCGCGGGCGACGCCGGAGGTCAAGCTGCGTCTGGTCGAGGCCCTGCAGGCGCAGGGCGAGGTGGTCGCCATGACCGGCGACGGCGTCAACGACGCGCCCGCGCTGAAGCGGGCCGATGTCGGCATCGCGATGGGCGCCAAGGGCACCGAAGTCGCCCGGCAGGCGGCCGCCATGGTGATCACCGACGACGACTTCTCGACCATCGTCGGCGCGGTACGGGCCGGGCGCGTGGTTACCGACAATCTGATCAAGTCGATCCTCTACATCCTGCCGACCAACGGTGCCGAGGCGATCGGGCTGATCGCCGCCGTGCTGGTCGGCTTCGACCTGCCGATGACCGCCCTGCAACTGCTCTGGATCAATCTCGTCACCGAGAGCCTGCTGTCGCTGGCGCTGGCCTTCGATCCGGCCGAGCCGAACGTGATGCGCCGGCCGCCGCGCGACCCGAAGGCCCCGCTGGTCACGCCGCTGCTGCTCTGGCGCATCCTGTTCGTCTCGGCCCTGATGGGCGCGGCCTCGACGGGGCTCTTTCTCTGGGAACGGGCGCAGGGCGCCGATCTGGCGGTCGCCCGCACGGTCGCGGTCAACGCACTGGTCGCCGCCGAGATCGCCTACCTGTTCAATGCCCGTCATCCGGCCGGCTCGTCGCTGCATGCCGAGGCCTTCCTGGGCAACCGCCTCGCGCTTCTGGGGGCGGCGGTGCTGATCGGCGTGCAGGTCGCCTTCACGGTCTGGCCGCCCCTGCAGGCCCTGTTCGGGACGGCGGCGCTGGACGGACGCCAGATGCTGACGATCGCGGCGGTGGCGGTCGCGGTGTTCTTCGTCGCCGAAGCCGAAAAGGCGGTGCTGCGCCGGCTGATGCCATTTGGCGGTTGACCCGGACCGGCGGTTCGGGGGAGAAGGACGCCGCCAGTCGGCCGGGCGGCCGCTCTTCCCCTCGCGGGGAAGGGAGGAAAGTCCGGGCTCCACGGAACAACGGTGCCGACTAACGGTCGGCGGGGGCGACCCCAGGGACAGTGCCACAGAGAACGAACCGCCGCGGATGCGTCCGCGGCAAGGGTGAAAAGGTGCGGTAAGAGCGCACCGCGGGACCGGCAACGGGACCGGCATGGCAAACCCCACCGGGAGCAAAACCAAATAGGGGCGACGCGGGCTTCTCGCTTCGGCGGGGACCCAGTCCGTTCCGGACCAGTCGCCCGGGTCGGTTGCGCGAGGCGTCCGGCAACGGGCGTCCCAGATGAATGGCCGCCGCGTCGGGGGAAACCCCGGCCTTACAGAACCCGGCTTATAGGCCGACTGGCACTTCTCCCCACCCGCCCGCACCCCGGCCGAGCCCGCCGCAAGGCCGGCCGGCCCGGCCGTATGCGCCCGTGATCTCTCGATCTGACAGGCCGTCGCTTTAGATTGGACGTCTTCCCACTTTAAATCTGCCGGCCATTCACTTTAAATTAGCCGGCCGTCTGCTTAAGATCTGCCGCATGGGTACAGCGGTTTCTCCCTCTGGCGGCTATGTCCGGCGTCGCGTCGTCGCGCGCATCGAGACCGCCATGGCGGATACCCGCGTGGTCCTTCTGACGGGGCCGCGACAGGCTGGCAAGACGACCTTGCTCCGGCACCTGGCCGGGCCGGAGCGGACCTATCTGACCCTCGACGACATCGGCACCCTGGCGGCGGCCCGCGCCGATCCGGTCGGGTTCCTGCGCGGGCTCGATCGCGCCGCCATCGACGAAATCCAGCGCGCGCCCGACCTCATCCTGGCGATCAAGGAAGCCGTCGACCGCGATCCCGCACCGGGCCGCTTCCTGCTGACCGGATCGGCCAACCTCGCGACGGTGCCGGCCGTGGCGGACTCCCTGGCCGGACGCATGGCCGTGGTGCCGCTGTTGCCCTTCGCCCAGGCCGAACTGCGCGAGGCGCCGGGCCGCTTCCTCGACCTGATCTTCGCGGGAGAGACCGTCTGGTCGGCCGACGGCACGGTGACCGGCGACGCCCTCGTCGACTGCGTGCTGGCCGGCGGCTATCCCGAGGCGGTCCGACGGCGCTCGCCGGACCGCCGCCGGGTCTGGCTGGAGGATTATGTCGCTCTCATCCTCGACCGCGACGTGCGCGACATCGCCCGGATCGATCAGCTCGAACGGCTGCCGCGTCTTCTCGCCGTGCTCGCCGAGCATGCCGGCCAACTCGTCAATCATGCGAGCTACGGCGCCGCGCTCGGGCTGTCATCCGTCACGGCGCAGAAATATGTCGGCATCCTGGAGCGGCTGTTCCTGGTCCGCAGCCTCGTGCCCTGGTCGTCGAACCGGCTGTCGCGCCTGGTCAAGTCGCCGAAACTGCACTTCCTCGACAGCGGCCTGCTTGCGGCCCTGCGTGGGCTCGATGCCGACCTGATCGCAGCCAACCGGACCGTCTTCGGGGCCGTGCTGGAAAGCTTCGTCTTTTCCGAAATCCTGAAGCTCGCCGCCTGGTCGGACCGCCGCCTGAGCTTTTCGCATTTCAGGACCCGGGACGGGGACGAAGTCGATCTCGTCATCGAGGACCGCCGTGGGCGGCTGATCGGTATCGAGGTCAAGGCGTCGGCAACCGTGCGAGACGACGATTTCAAGGGTCTGCGCAAGTTGCAGGAGGCGGCCGGCGACCGGTTCCTGCGCGGGCTGGTGCTGTTCGACCATGACCGGGTCATCCCCTTCGGCGAAAGGCTGACCGCGGTGCCGATTTCCAGCCTCTGGACCTGGTAGCGCGAGGCTACTCGACGGTTGCCGCAGCGGAGGGCCGGGGGCGCGAGCCGACGCCACATTTCTTGCCGGATTCCTAATCGGATCAATCGCTTTGAACATTCCGCGTGGACGGAATGTTAACCTTGATCGGGCGTCAATAGGAGCTGTGCGTATCGGCTGATTCCATTGACCCCCATGCCATCCCATGCTATCCCAAATCATCCCGTTCGCGAGTTGCAGGGCAGCCCGTCGAACCCGCCGAGGTCGTTCGCGGCCAGGCGGGTCGCTGCGGATCGTTGTCCGACGGCGGCTTCGCGATCTGCGGGCAGGGCCGAAGGGCTGAGCCGCCCTTCGGCATTTCGAAGCTGGGGCTGTGTCATGGGGCAGGGCCTCCAGGGTGGGCGGTGCGGGTCAGGGCATGGAGCGGTTTCTCGGCCGGCACCCGAAGAAGATCGACGCGAAGGGTCGCGTTTCGATCCCGGCGCCGTTCCGCGCCGTGCTGGGCCGCGACGGCTTCGAGGGGCTCTTTTGCGTGCGGGCCTTGTGGGAGCCGGCCGTGGAGGCCGGCGGCAACGCGCTGATCGCGCAGATCGATGCCGCGGTCTCCGGCTACGACGGCTTCTCGCCCGAGCATCTGCACCTCGCCGCCACCCTGATGGGGGCGGGCGATACGCTGTCGATCGACGGGGAGGGGCGCATCGTGGTGCCGGACTGGATCCGCGAGGCCGCCGGCATCACGGACGAGATCGTCTTCGTCGGGCTCGGCCAGAAATTCCAGTTCTGGGCCCCGGAAGCCTTCAAGGCCTTCGAGGCCAAGGCGCGGGCCGCGGCGGCGGAGCTTCTGGCGCGCGGACGGGAGGCGCGGGTATGAGCGGCTCCCGCAATGACATCACCGAAACCGCGGTCTCGGCTCAGGCGGATGCCGGTCCCTTCGCGCCCGATCCGCGCCACCGCCCGGTCATGCTCGCCGAAGTGATGGCGCATTTGGCGCCGCGTCCGGGCGAGGTCCATCTCGACGGCACCTTCGGCGCCGGAGGCTATACGCGCGCCATCCTGGGCTCGGGGGCTTCCGTCATCGCCGTCGACCGCGATCCGAGCGCGATCCGCGCCGGCCGCGCCCTGGCGGAGGCCGCCGAGGGACGGCTGACGCTGGTCGAGGGGCGGTTCGGCGATCTCGATGCCCATGTCCGGGCAACCGGTCGCGACACCGTCGACGGCGTCGTGCTCGATATCGGCGTCTCCTCGATGCAGTTCGACGAGGCCGAGCGCGGCTTCTCGTTCCGCTTCGACGGGCCGCTCGACATGCGCATGGGCGGCGAGGGGCCGAGCGCGGCCGACATCGTCAACGGCGCCGAAGAGAACGAGATCGCCCGCATCCTCTGGGTCTATGGCGAAGAGCGCAAATCCGGGCCGATCGCGCGCGCGATCGTCCGCCGCCGTGCCGAACGGCCGTTCGAGCGCACGCGCGAGCTCGCCGATCTGTGCGAGGCCGTGCTCGGGCGGGCCAAGAAGCCGCACGAGATCCATCCGGCGACACGCACCTTCCAGGCCCTGCGCATCCATGTGAACGGCGAACTTGACGAACTGGCGCGCGCGCTCGGCGCCGCCGAGGCGGTGCTGGCCGAAGGCGGGCGGCTGGTGGTGGTCTCGTTCCACTCGCTCGAGGACCGCATCGTCAAGCGCTTCCTCGCCGACCGCAGCCGCGAGCGGGCCGGCGGCTCGCGCCATGCGCCGGAGACGGCCGTGCCGGAGCCGACCTTCGTGCTCGTCGCCAAGGGGGCGGTCGAGCCGGGCGAGGCCGAGACGGCGGTCAATCCGCGGGCGCGCTCGGCCAAGCTCCGGGCCGCGCGGCGCACTGCCGCGCCGGCCCGCGCCATCGACGCAGAAGCACTCGGCGTGCCGGATCCGGCGCCGCGACGGGGGAGGGCACGCGCATGATGCGGACGGTCAACATCATCCTGATCGGCGGCATGATGGCCGGCGCCGGCGTGGTCTACTTCCTAAAATACGAGGCCGAGCACGCCACCACGCGCGTCGCCCAGCTGAGCCGGCAGATCCAGCAGGAGCGCGAGGCGATCGCGACGCTCCGGGCCGAATGGAGCCTCCTGAACCAGCCCAAGCGGCTGCAGGAGATGGCCGACCGCTATCACACCTATCTGGAGCTGGAGCCGCTCGACCCGAACCAGGTCGCGACCCTCGACGACATCCCGTTCCGACAGGTCATGCCCGACGGCGGCACGGCCGGCGGCAAGGGCCCGGAGCGCCTCTTCGCCGGGGTCAAGCCGATCGAGCATACCGGCACCATCAAGAAGTCGACCGATCGGGTCGGCAAGGCCGACAAGCCCGAACCGAAGGGGGTCGATCCGAAGCCGAACGATCTCCTGAACACCATCATCCGATAGGCGGGAGTGACGACCGTGAGCACCACGATGGACGCATTCCCCGCCGACACTTTCCGCGACCCGGCCCAGGAGGCGACCCACGCACCGGCCCAGGCGCCCGCCCGTGGCAAGGCCCGGCGCTCGGCTACCGCGGCCGGACGGACGCGCGTCAAGGTGGCGATGCTCGGCTTCGTGGCGATCTACGGCGCCATCGCCGGCAAGCTGGTCTATCTCGGCCTGAAGGGGCCTGAGCACAGCAACACCCTCGGCGCCGCCATCGTGCAGTCCTCGCCGCGCCCGGATCTGCTCGACCGCAACGGCGAAGTTCTGGCGACCGACATCAAGACCTCCTCGCTGTTCGCCGAGCCGCGCCGGATCATCGACGTGGACGAGGCGATCGAAGCCCTGTCGAGCGTGCTGCCGGACATGCGCGAGCCGTCTGTGCGCCACAAGCTGAAGAGCGGCGCCGGCTTCGTCTGGCTGAAGCGCGAGATCACCCCTGAGCAGCGCTTCCGCATCCACCGGCTCGGCATTCCCGGCATCGGCTTCCTGGACGAGAATAAGCGCTTCTATCCGGGCGGCGGCATGGCCAGCCACGTCGTCGGTCACGTCAATGTCGACAACCAGGGCATTGCCGGCATCGAGAAGTATATCGACGACGAGATGAACCTGAACGAGTTGCACAAGCTCGGCATCGTTCACGATCGCGGCCTGAAGCCGCGCAAGCTGTCGCTCGATCTGCGCGTCCAGCATGTGGTGCGCGACGAGATCGCAGCTGCCAAGGAGCGCTTTCATGCGGTGGCCGCGGTCGGCATCGTGCTCGACGTGCATACCGGCGAAGTGATCGCGATGTCGTCGCTGCCCGACTACGACCCGAACAATCCGTCCGAGGCGCTGGAGAAGGACCGGATGAACCGGGCCACCGCCGGCGTCTTCGAGATGGGCTCGGTATTCAAGACCTTCAACTCGGCGATGGCGCTCGATTCCGGCCGGGTCAGCCTCAACGACAGCTTCGACGCGCGCGGCGGCCTCGCCTTCGGCGGCCAGCGCATCTCCGACTTCCACGGCAAGAATCGCATCCTGAGCGTGCCGGAGATCTTCATCTATTCGTCGAATATCGGCTCCGCCCGGATGGCCCTGAAGGTCGGTCCGCAAGGTCAGTACGACTTCTTCACCAAGATCGGCTTCCACTCGAAGCTGAAAACGGAACTGCCCGAGGTGGCGATGCCGCTGTGGCCGAAGCGCCTTTCGGAAGTGTCCTCGGCGACCCAGTCCTTCGGCCACGGCATTTCCGTCTCGCCGATGCACACCGCTGCCGCAACCATCCCGCTGATGAACGGCGGCAAGATGATCCCGCCGACCTTCTTCGTCCGCACTCGCGCCGAGGCCGATGCCATGGCGGTGCAGGTGGTCAAGCCCGAGACCAGCGAGAAGATGAAATATCTCTTCAAGCTCAACGGCCAGATCGGTTCCGGCACACGCGCCGACGTGGCCGGCTACCGGGTCGGCGGCAAGACCGGCACGGCCGAAAAGATCGAGAACGGCCGCTATGTCGCGAACAAGCGATTCAATTCCTATCTGGCTGCCTTCCCGATCGACGATCCGCAATATGTCGTGCTGGTGACCATCGACGAACCGAAGGCGGAGAAGGACGTCGGTGCGGCGACCGCGGGACTGAACGCCGCCCCGACGGTGGCGGCGATCGTCAAGCGCATCGCGCCGATGCTCAACGTGCCGCCGCGCTTCGATCTGGCCCCGGCGACGCTCGCCTCCAATTGACCGTTTCGTTGCGTTCCGCTACCCGCGGGTTCGAGTTTTCGACCGAAGGATCGGGACGATCATGCGCCTCGACGCACTCCTCGACGAATTGACGCCGGGCCTGCCGGATGGCCTCGGCGGCGTGGAGGTGGCTGCGGTCACGTCCGACAGCCGCAAGGTCGTTCCCGGCGGCCTGTTCGTGGCGCTCGCCGGTGCCAAGGCGGACGGCGCCCGCTTCGCCGGTGATGCGGTGGCTCGCGGTGCCGTTGCGGTCTTGGCCGCGGATGGTGCCGGCCTGGGCGGCCTTCCGGTTCCGGTGAT contains the following coding sequences:
- a CDS encoding methylenetetrahydrofolate reductase produces the protein MNPRLHPEDFGENPWDPLPALPGHTSRGRLERVLRRGEFAVTAELNPPDSALAEDVYKRAAVFEGWVDAINATDGSGANCHMSSIAICALLTRIGFSPVLQISCRDTNRIGIQGNVLGASALGVNNVLCLTGDGVQSGDHPEAKPVFDLDSTSLLATIRRMRDEAKFLSGRKITTPPPVFMGAAENPFAPPYDFRPLRLAKKVRAGAQFIQTQYCFDVPLLERFMARVRDMELEKHCFILVGVGPLASAKTARWMRSNVAGVHIPDAIIERLEKAKDQKAEGKRICVEIIQQVREIAGVAGVHVMAYRQEEYVAEMVHESGVLKGRQPWRRDLTRPGFDLDQRLTENLARAGEG
- a CDS encoding cation:proton antiporter domain-containing protein, producing MAGQVDLTHFKDALLVLGTAGVVVPIVHRLKVSPILGYLAAGAVLGPNGLGQFHARVPYLEWVTIQKTDEIAGIAELGIVFLLFFIGLELSFGRLATMRRYVFGLGLLQVLISGAVLAGLAGLFGLKPDAAILIGASLALSSTAIVVELLATRKRLTSTTGRVTFAILLLQDLAVVPILFLVETLGAGQDGSLVAGLGWALLQAAVAIALIVGLGKLVLSPLFRFVAETRDNELFIATTLLVVVGTGVASAAAGLSMALGAFVAGLLIAETEYRRAVEHTIEPFKGLLLGVFFFSVGMSIDFGRLIADPILIVGLAVALVAAKMLICTLLARGFGVAWPAAIETGALIGAGGEFAFIVIGLAVTTGIVDRVAGSIAPTVVAITMAALPAMASLGRRLGRRLEQALPADPETLVAPPEEAGGRTIVVGHGRVGALVGTMLERHRQPYIAIDRDPTTVTLARRKGKPVYFGDITKPDFLRACGLDSARAVVVTVNSPTLVDDIVTVIRTLRPDAVIVARARDATHATKLYAMGVTNAVPETIEASLQLSEAALVGLGVPMGPVIASIHDKRDEYRQMLKQSRTTAPQP
- a CDS encoding cation-translocating P-type ATPase, yielding MPIEDVATAPPWHRLPPAEAALRLDADADRGLDEVEAEARLARFGANRLKPAAGRTLAARIAGQFRDVLVLVLVAAAAVSFAIGEALDAGVIMAVVVANAAIGLVQEGRAERALAAIGHMLSAEARVVRDGRERIVAAETLVPGDLVAVEAGDRIPADLRLVETVRFSTEEAALTGESAPVAKDIAPAAEGAIVSDRHSMAHAGTFAVTGRARGLVVATGSATEIGRISRMIETVEALDTPLFRKLLVFGRWLTAIVLAATALLFLVGWLGGTMPPAEMFMAAVGLAVAAIPEGLPAIVTVGLAIGVERMAARGAIIRRMPAIEALGAVTVIATDKTGTLTVNEMTTERIVTASDRIAIGGIGYAPVGELTAERGDSDSQEVAALIRAAALCNDASLDESDGRYAALGDPVDAALITLALKSGLDPEALRRDHRREDQVPFDPAARIMIVALREPSGMRRVTVKGAPERLLALADRERVGGADRPIRREAWFDALDDMAAKGLRILALAERIDGGPEPGETDLGLERGGFVFLGLAGMRDPERAESAAAVAAARRAGIRVVMITGDHAATARAVALRVGLPADAKVIEGTTLDGLGREDFARAAAGADVVARATPEVKLRLVEALQAQGEVVAMTGDGVNDAPALKRADVGIAMGAKGTEVARQAAAMVITDDDFSTIVGAVRAGRVVTDNLIKSILYILPTNGAEAIGLIAAVLVGFDLPMTALQLLWINLVTESLLSLALAFDPAEPNVMRRPPRDPKAPLVTPLLLWRILFVSALMGAASTGLFLWERAQGADLAVARTVAVNALVAAEIAYLFNARHPAGSSLHAEAFLGNRLALLGAAVLIGVQVAFTVWPPLQALFGTAALDGRQMLTIAAVAVAVFFVAEAEKAVLRRLMPFGG
- a CDS encoding PfkB family carbohydrate kinase; this translates as MDHAINKFVVQIHETDENHPSRSNRQTGTMTAPPAADRRPRLAVAGAAGHDLIYRVDAFPARGSKTIAADFASVGGGSAANAAVAAQRLGAAVRLVCPLGDDMVGAMIARDLAAEGIDLAAVVIAGGHSPVTTAIVEPDGERTVLSWRTPGGPPPPILDPDGLAAGSDAVLADDRFLDFVEPLLAAARRRGRPAVLDGDRADGLPPAALAWPSHAILSAACLAATTGQRDPADGLRAAARTTDAFLAVTLGARGVVWLDRAGTIRHLAAPAIAAVDTLGAGDVFHGAFALALAEERAEAEALGFAAVAAALKCRRFGGRAGAPTRAELDAFLQDRAD